From one Bacillus sp. FJAT-42376 genomic stretch:
- a CDS encoding DUF5365 family protein yields the protein MKIVTASTNEQEQHIEELVEEMYKEVFPIYFSDETIGQLEKMAVLKPTDETMIYNGTLKEAFEIMSSLQTLIAVLKHADEGRKQEYESLYERNREILGRYGYELPLTFSDFLTEGGKGPLLSRYTKAANRYLI from the coding sequence ATGAAGATTGTCACGGCATCTACAAATGAACAAGAACAGCACATTGAAGAACTAGTGGAAGAAATGTATAAGGAAGTCTTTCCAATCTATTTCTCTGACGAAACAATTGGTCAACTCGAGAAAATGGCTGTTCTCAAACCTACAGACGAAACCATGATTTACAACGGGACGCTGAAAGAAGCGTTTGAAATTATGTCCAGCCTTCAAACTTTAATCGCCGTATTGAAGCATGCAGATGAAGGCAGGAAACAGGAATACGAATCCTTATATGAGCGGAACCGTGAAATACTGGGGCGGTATGGATACGAACTCCCTCTAACCTTCAGCGATTTTTTAACAGAAGGCGGCAAGGGGCCCTTGCTTAGCCGCTATACAAAAGCCGCCAACCGGTACTTGATATAA
- a CDS encoding glycoside hydrolase family 31 protein codes for MKKSQRIIKGVISASLAMGLAATAVAPNALAVTQPEADTPLAKDKLEKLSVKGIERLDNGVKFDLGNKDAYIRLFADDLAKVSILEKGKEEYTSRGIAKKDWKTPRFTAKDKGNVYELRTKELIIHIKKDTFGVKFMDHKGNVINEDYMDNGSTSGYENGKPYVYKKTDKNEAFYGFGEQAGLNLNQRGESIGMWNTDAYAYDKDTKYIYTTIPFFIGLKNEKAYGILFDNTHRSYYEMASESDDYYYFYANGGDLTYYFMNGPEVSDVIDRYTDLTGKQELPPEWSMGLQQSKWEYTADDIVNVAKTYRDKKIPLDTMVFDIDYMDGFRVFTWNQQFKDAVKKVKSMDGFHTVAINDPAVKQDENNSTYQEGTKNDYWAKNADGTPFIGPVWPGDSAFPDFSKEEVRQWWAQKHNVLFDAGIDGIWNDMNEPAVFRDDAQHNHTMPLDAYFGYDNDKILHTEYHNMYGHDEADATHRAFSMHKPNERPFVLTRDMYAGTQRYSALWTGDTVSTWEHLQMSLPSHMNIGMSGVANVGTDIGGFAQRPTAEMYARWIQIGSLYPFARIHYDSDAKATVKQGQEPWAFGPEIEKISKKYIEQRYKLLPYLYNAFQDASETGKPVQQPLVYQFQEDENTYNIADQFMFGDSLMVAPVVKEGQTSRSVYLPEGHKWVDYVSGKEYEGGRTINVSGQLDEMPMFVKKDSMIPTRDVQQHTGEKPLENLVLDTYLDKKAEYSFYEDDAATLDHSKKGEFNETKFTVERKGKHNVTFSQKKLAANYKDTKLEQYTLKLHNAENPRKVAAGMKKYKAVNTMDKMTNASRTYFFDEKTKTLYVNIPAGEKRDVQIR; via the coding sequence ATGAAAAAGTCACAACGCATCATTAAAGGAGTTATCTCCGCTTCCCTTGCAATGGGATTGGCCGCAACAGCCGTTGCTCCAAATGCCCTTGCTGTAACCCAGCCGGAAGCTGACACTCCTCTAGCGAAAGACAAGCTGGAAAAACTATCAGTTAAAGGGATCGAAAGACTCGACAATGGAGTGAAATTCGACCTTGGAAACAAAGACGCATACATTCGTCTATTTGCAGACGATCTTGCGAAGGTTTCCATCCTTGAAAAAGGAAAAGAAGAGTACACTTCCCGCGGGATTGCAAAGAAAGATTGGAAGACTCCAAGATTCACAGCGAAAGACAAAGGCAATGTATACGAGCTAAGAACGAAAGAACTTATTATTCATATTAAAAAAGATACATTCGGCGTGAAATTCATGGATCACAAAGGAAACGTGATCAATGAAGATTACATGGATAACGGAAGCACATCCGGCTATGAAAACGGAAAGCCTTACGTTTATAAGAAAACCGATAAAAACGAAGCATTCTACGGTTTCGGAGAGCAAGCCGGACTGAACCTGAACCAGCGCGGCGAAAGCATCGGAATGTGGAACACAGATGCTTATGCATATGACAAAGATACAAAATACATCTACACTACCATTCCTTTCTTTATCGGTCTTAAAAACGAAAAAGCCTACGGAATTTTGTTTGATAACACGCACCGTTCTTACTACGAAATGGCTTCAGAATCTGACGACTACTACTACTTCTACGCAAACGGCGGAGACCTGACTTACTACTTCATGAATGGTCCGGAAGTATCTGATGTTATCGACCGCTATACAGACCTTACAGGAAAACAGGAACTTCCTCCTGAATGGTCAATGGGTCTTCAGCAAAGTAAATGGGAATACACAGCGGATGATATCGTAAATGTTGCAAAGACATATCGCGACAAAAAGATCCCTCTTGATACAATGGTATTTGATATCGACTACATGGACGGATTCCGCGTATTCACATGGAACCAGCAGTTCAAAGATGCTGTGAAAAAAGTAAAATCAATGGACGGATTCCATACTGTAGCGATCAACGATCCGGCTGTGAAACAAGATGAGAACAACAGCACGTACCAAGAAGGTACAAAAAACGATTATTGGGCTAAAAATGCAGATGGAACTCCATTTATCGGACCAGTTTGGCCTGGAGATTCTGCATTCCCTGACTTCTCTAAAGAAGAAGTTCGCCAATGGTGGGCTCAAAAACACAACGTTCTTTTCGATGCCGGAATTGATGGCATCTGGAACGATATGAACGAACCTGCCGTATTCCGCGATGATGCGCAGCATAACCATACAATGCCGCTTGATGCATACTTCGGATACGACAATGATAAAATTCTTCATACTGAGTACCACAACATGTATGGACATGATGAAGCAGATGCCACTCACCGTGCATTCAGCATGCACAAACCAAATGAGCGTCCATTCGTTCTGACTCGTGATATGTATGCAGGGACTCAGCGTTATTCAGCTCTTTGGACTGGTGATACAGTCAGTACGTGGGAACATCTTCAAATGTCCCTTCCTAGCCACATGAACATCGGTATGTCCGGTGTAGCAAACGTTGGAACGGATATCGGAGGATTTGCTCAGCGTCCTACAGCTGAAATGTATGCCCGCTGGATTCAAATCGGATCCCTGTATCCATTCGCCCGTATTCATTATGATAGTGATGCAAAAGCAACAGTGAAACAAGGTCAAGAGCCATGGGCATTCGGACCGGAAATTGAAAAAATCAGCAAAAAGTACATTGAACAGCGTTACAAATTGCTTCCATACCTATACAACGCGTTCCAGGATGCTTCTGAAACAGGTAAACCAGTTCAGCAGCCGCTTGTGTACCAATTCCAGGAAGACGAGAACACTTACAACATTGCAGACCAATTCATGTTCGGTGATTCTCTGATGGTTGCACCGGTTGTAAAAGAAGGACAAACTTCCCGCAGCGTTTATCTTCCGGAGGGACACAAATGGGTCGACTATGTTTCCGGAAAAGAATATGAAGGCGGACGCACAATTAATGTGAGCGGCCAGCTTGATGAAATGCCTATGTTCGTTAAGAAAGATTCAATGATTCCGACTCGCGATGTGCAGCAGCACACTGGCGAAAAACCGCTTGAAAACCTTGTTCTTGACACCTACCTTGACAAGAAAGCAGAATACAGCTTCTACGAAGATGATGCTGCAACTCTTGATCACAGCAAAAAAGGTGAATTCAACGAAACGAAATTCACTGTAGAACGCAAAGGCAAGCACAATGTTACATTCAGCCAGAAGAAGCTTGCAGCGAACTACAAAGATACGAAACTTGAGCAATACACGCTTAAACTTCACAATGCAGAAAATCCTAGAAAAGTAGCAGCTGGAATGAAGAAATACAAAGCTGTGAACACAATGGATAAAATGACAAACGCAAGCCGTACTTACTTCTTCGATGAGAAGACGAAGACGCTTTACGTAAACATCCCTGCTGGTGAAAAGAGAGACGTTCAAATTCGTTAA
- a CDS encoding glycoside hydrolase family 66 protein: MKGQIRILAILILILAVLGMFSLYFSLQPKPETKPEKEVAAGLELNKARFAPGEAVSFSFTSDNHSKQKTALIRYFHLGQQVDSQTIPLENGEAKWSWSPPKEDYRGYLAETVVNGERFTIGIDVSSDWSKFPRYGFLSDFSEKAGKQSSDVLKSLNRYHINGVQFYDWQYKHHEPVKTENGALQSKWEDIANREVSVGTLKDYITHAQKLGMKTMAYNLLYGTYEDAGPDGVKDEWRVYKDPNHKEQDIHPLPEDWKSNVYLLNSGNPEWQEYILAKQNAVYEQLPFDGWHIDQLGSRGDVYDYDGNPLKLEEQFDEFLHNAKSKAPDQSLVMNAVNQYGQKQIGTAPMDFMYTEVWDEYKQFKDLKKIIDDNAAYSGGKNTVLAAYMDYSLSQKQPGIFNIPGLLLADSVIFSSGGAHLELGEHMLSSEYFPNDNLKMTASLKNQLNSYYDFLVAYQNLLRGDGLKEVPLEAQSDKGISTEPEQGKIWGFSKQNDQQRMLHFINFTQADSMEWRDTEGTQPEPDALREVEVKTAEQRPVNKIWAASPDSRKAAPVPVHFSQKDGTVTMTMPSLTYWTMLVMEF; this comes from the coding sequence ATGAAAGGGCAAATCCGCATCCTAGCAATCCTTATTCTGATATTGGCGGTGCTGGGCATGTTTTCTCTTTACTTTTCTCTTCAGCCAAAGCCCGAAACCAAACCTGAAAAAGAGGTGGCTGCAGGGCTGGAATTAAATAAGGCACGGTTTGCTCCAGGGGAAGCCGTGTCTTTTTCTTTTACTTCGGACAATCATTCAAAGCAAAAAACCGCTCTCATCCGATATTTTCATCTGGGACAGCAAGTTGATTCACAAACCATCCCTCTTGAAAACGGTGAGGCAAAATGGAGCTGGTCTCCCCCAAAGGAAGATTACCGCGGATATTTGGCTGAAACCGTCGTAAATGGGGAGCGATTCACCATTGGAATTGATGTATCAAGTGACTGGAGCAAATTTCCGCGCTACGGGTTTCTTTCCGATTTCTCCGAAAAAGCTGGAAAGCAATCATCCGATGTTCTTAAAAGTTTGAATCGCTATCACATTAATGGGGTTCAATTTTATGACTGGCAATACAAGCACCATGAACCGGTGAAAACAGAAAACGGAGCTCTTCAGTCAAAATGGGAGGACATCGCAAACCGGGAAGTATCCGTTGGAACCCTTAAGGACTACATCACCCATGCCCAAAAGCTGGGGATGAAGACGATGGCTTACAATCTCCTTTACGGGACCTATGAAGATGCCGGTCCGGATGGAGTAAAAGATGAATGGCGGGTTTATAAGGATCCCAACCATAAAGAGCAGGACATTCATCCTCTGCCGGAAGACTGGAAAAGCAATGTGTATCTTCTGAACTCAGGCAATCCAGAATGGCAAGAATATATTCTGGCCAAGCAAAATGCGGTATATGAACAGCTTCCGTTTGACGGATGGCATATCGACCAGCTCGGTTCCCGGGGAGACGTGTATGATTATGACGGCAATCCGCTGAAGCTTGAGGAGCAGTTTGACGAATTCCTTCACAACGCCAAAAGCAAAGCACCGGATCAATCCCTTGTTATGAACGCGGTCAATCAATACGGCCAGAAGCAAATTGGAACAGCGCCGATGGATTTCATGTACACGGAAGTATGGGATGAATACAAGCAATTCAAGGATTTGAAAAAGATAATCGACGACAACGCAGCCTATTCAGGCGGAAAAAATACCGTCCTTGCGGCATACATGGATTACAGCCTTTCCCAAAAACAGCCGGGAATCTTTAACATTCCAGGTCTTCTGCTCGCGGACAGTGTCATTTTTTCCTCAGGAGGGGCCCACCTGGAGCTGGGAGAGCATATGCTTTCCAGTGAGTATTTTCCGAATGACAATCTAAAAATGACGGCATCTTTGAAAAACCAGCTCAACTCTTATTACGATTTCCTGGTTGCCTATCAAAACTTGCTCCGCGGGGATGGACTGAAAGAAGTTCCTCTTGAAGCCCAATCAGATAAGGGAATCAGCACAGAACCGGAACAGGGGAAAATCTGGGGATTCTCGAAGCAAAATGATCAGCAGCGAATGCTTCATTTTATCAACTTCACACAGGCAGACTCCATGGAATGGCGCGACACTGAAGGGACTCAGCCTGAGCCGGATGCACTCAGAGAAGTGGAAGTGAAAACAGCAGAACAAAGACCGGTAAATAAAATATGGGCTGCCTCTCCTGATTCAAGGAAAGCAGCACCCGTGCCCGTTCACTTTTCCCAAAAAGATGGAACGGTCACCATGACCATGCCTTCCCTTACCTACTGGACCATGCTCGTTATGGAATTTTAA
- a CDS encoding RluA family pseudouridine synthase: MKRRGSWLEFPVGETGPVHINDFLLQQVGASKGVIAHYRKTEGLMLNGSLLHEENPRVEKGDTVSLEVFKPEKEEIIPEFRELDILFEDEHLIALNKPAGMKTHPNEAKETGTLANALAFYYMMQGEERAVRHVHRLDEDTSGAILFAKHALAQSVMDRALQEHEISRTYIAAVHGQPKPKKGTIDKPIGRDRHHSSRRRVSAGGQSAVTHYELLKSSGSESVLRIQLETGRTHQIRVHLSHIGHPIIGDKLYGKPSGMIDRQALHAARIRFRHPLTNEEMHLCAPFPEDMIRWETKESHG, from the coding sequence ATGAAACGAAGAGGTTCGTGGCTTGAATTTCCAGTGGGGGAAACAGGGCCTGTCCATATAAATGATTTTCTGCTGCAGCAGGTCGGCGCTTCAAAGGGAGTGATTGCCCACTATCGAAAGACAGAGGGACTTATGCTGAACGGGTCGCTTCTCCATGAAGAAAATCCGCGGGTTGAAAAAGGGGATACCGTTAGTCTTGAGGTCTTTAAGCCTGAAAAAGAGGAGATCATCCCGGAGTTCAGAGAGCTTGATATTCTGTTTGAGGATGAGCATCTCATAGCACTGAATAAGCCGGCTGGGATGAAGACTCATCCGAATGAAGCTAAAGAAACGGGCACACTGGCAAATGCACTGGCCTTTTATTATATGATGCAGGGGGAGGAACGGGCAGTCCGCCATGTTCACCGGCTTGATGAGGATACGTCGGGTGCCATTTTGTTTGCCAAACATGCCCTCGCCCAGTCGGTTATGGACAGAGCGCTGCAGGAACACGAGATTTCAAGAACGTACATTGCGGCTGTCCATGGTCAGCCGAAGCCTAAAAAAGGAACGATTGACAAGCCGATTGGAAGGGACCGCCACCATTCTTCAAGAAGAAGGGTGTCAGCGGGAGGCCAGTCCGCTGTCACTCATTATGAGCTGCTGAAAAGCAGCGGTTCCGAATCCGTCTTGAGAATTCAGCTTGAGACGGGAAGAACGCACCAGATCCGTGTTCACTTAAGCCACATCGGCCATCCGATTATTGGAGACAAGCTTTATGGAAAACCGTCCGGCATGATTGACAGGCAGGCGCTGCATGCTGCCCGCATCCGCTTCCGGCACCCCCTCACAAATGAAGAAATGCATTTATGCGCCCCGTTCCCGGAAGATATGATCCGCTGGGAAACAAAAGAATCCCACGGCTGA
- a CDS encoding NAD(P)H-dependent oxidoreductase, whose amino-acid sequence MKTLIIYAHPKLDSFNGAILEKVIAELKILQAEIRVRDLYRIGFQPVLDEDNYSEFYQTKAPADVIEEQSYLLWAEQIIFIFPTWWSGMPAILKGYIDRIFTNGFAFRMVKNGTEGLLKGKKGLIFQTTGQPEQKLKPSQLTMAMETAIDYGIFHICGIETVSHQFLYSVTFSDHETKKRMLEEIGDIIRIL is encoded by the coding sequence TTGAAAACGCTGATCATTTACGCTCACCCGAAGCTCGATAGTTTTAATGGAGCGATTTTGGAAAAAGTAATCGCAGAGTTAAAGATTCTTCAGGCAGAAATCAGGGTGCGCGATTTGTACCGGATTGGATTCCAGCCTGTCCTTGACGAGGATAACTATTCTGAATTTTACCAAACGAAGGCACCGGCCGATGTAATTGAAGAGCAATCTTATTTGCTGTGGGCAGAACAGATCATCTTTATTTTCCCGACGTGGTGGTCGGGGATGCCGGCCATTTTAAAAGGATACATCGACCGGATTTTCACAAATGGCTTTGCTTTCCGGATGGTAAAAAACGGGACAGAAGGTCTTTTAAAGGGGAAAAAAGGACTGATCTTTCAGACGACGGGTCAGCCTGAACAAAAATTAAAGCCATCCCAGCTGACAATGGCGATGGAAACGGCCATAGACTACGGCATCTTCCATATATGCGGAATTGAAACGGTCTCCCATCAATTTTTGTACAGCGTCACCTTTTCCGATCATGAAACGAAAAAGCGGATGCTTGAGGAAATCGGGGATATTATTCGGATTTTATAA
- a CDS encoding alpha-glucosidase translates to MEKIWWKEAVVYQIYPRSFMDSNGDGVGDIKGIISKLDYLKELGVDVVWLSPVYQSPNDDNGYDISDYRRIMDEFGTMDDWEHMLEEMHHRGIKLVMDLVVNHSSDEHAWFAESRKSKDNPYRDYYIWRPGKNGQEPNNWESVFSGSAWQYDEEAGEYYLHLFSKKQPDLNWENPALRNEVYDMMKFWLDKGIDGFRMDVINFISKEEGLPDAENPEGRPFAPGGQHFMNGPRIHEFLKEMNQEVLSKYDVMTVGEMPGVSPEEGILYTDSERKELNMVFQFEHMDLDVQPGKSKWDVKPLDLRDLKHSLSRWQQGMDGKGWNSLYWNNHDQPRIVSRFGDDQKYRVESAKMLATCLHMMQGTPYIYQGEEIGMTNVRFDSIQQYKDIETMNMYKERVIDNKEDSAEVMKSIYIKGRDNARTPVQWDDSENAGFTEGTPWIEVNPNYKEINAKQAIGDPSSIFHYYKNLICLRKNHEIIVYGSYELILDDDPEIFAFIREYNGEKLLVVTNFSGNNPVFRLPEGLALGSDSELLAANYEGEHEGNHEEFTLKPWEARVYKF, encoded by the coding sequence ATGGAGAAAATATGGTGGAAAGAAGCGGTTGTGTATCAAATATATCCTCGAAGCTTTATGGACAGCAACGGGGATGGAGTCGGTGATATTAAAGGAATCATCTCCAAGCTTGATTATTTAAAAGAGCTTGGGGTGGATGTTGTATGGCTTTCTCCGGTCTATCAGTCGCCAAATGACGATAATGGCTATGACATCAGTGATTACCGCCGGATTATGGATGAATTCGGAACGATGGACGACTGGGAGCACATGCTTGAGGAAATGCACCATCGTGGCATTAAACTTGTGATGGACCTGGTGGTGAATCATTCTTCCGATGAACACGCATGGTTTGCAGAGTCCCGCAAGTCTAAAGATAATCCGTACCGCGATTATTATATATGGCGCCCGGGCAAGAACGGGCAGGAGCCGAATAACTGGGAGTCTGTATTCAGCGGATCGGCATGGCAGTATGATGAGGAAGCGGGGGAGTATTATCTTCATCTTTTCTCGAAAAAACAGCCTGACCTGAATTGGGAAAATCCTGCGCTTCGTAATGAAGTATACGATATGATGAAGTTTTGGCTGGATAAAGGGATTGACGGTTTCCGAATGGATGTCATTAATTTCATTTCAAAAGAAGAGGGGCTTCCGGATGCAGAAAATCCGGAAGGAAGGCCTTTTGCTCCAGGCGGGCAGCATTTTATGAATGGCCCGCGGATTCATGAATTTTTGAAAGAGATGAATCAGGAGGTCCTCTCGAAATATGATGTGATGACAGTGGGAGAAATGCCTGGAGTTTCACCGGAAGAGGGCATTCTTTATACCGATTCCGAACGAAAGGAACTGAATATGGTGTTCCAGTTTGAGCATATGGATCTTGATGTTCAGCCGGGGAAAAGCAAATGGGACGTAAAACCTCTTGATCTGCGTGATTTGAAGCATTCATTGTCACGCTGGCAGCAGGGAATGGATGGAAAGGGCTGGAACAGTCTGTACTGGAATAACCATGATCAGCCGAGAATCGTTTCCCGTTTCGGTGACGATCAGAAATACAGAGTAGAATCAGCGAAAATGCTTGCGACGTGTCTGCATATGATGCAGGGCACTCCTTATATTTATCAGGGGGAAGAAATCGGCATGACGAATGTCCGTTTTGATTCCATTCAGCAGTATAAAGATATTGAAACGATGAACATGTATAAAGAGCGTGTCATCGACAACAAAGAAGATTCTGCAGAAGTGATGAAGTCCATTTATATAAAGGGCCGTGATAATGCACGTACTCCCGTTCAGTGGGATGATTCGGAAAATGCGGGTTTCACAGAGGGTACTCCATGGATTGAAGTGAATCCAAATTATAAAGAGATCAATGCGAAACAGGCGATAGGAGATCCTTCTTCCATCTTCCATTATTATAAAAACCTGATCTGCTTAAGAAAAAATCATGAAATCATCGTGTACGGTTCCTATGAGCTGATATTGGACGATGACCCTGAAATTTTTGCTTTTATCCGGGAATACAACGGGGAAAAGCTGCTTGTCGTGACAAATTTCTCGGGAAATAATCCGGTGTTTCGACTTCCTGAAGGCTTGGCATTGGGGAGCGATTCTGAACTGCTTGCCGCTAATTACGAGGGAGAGCACGAAGGGAATCACGAGGAGTTTACCTTGAAACCGTGGGAAGCGAGAGTGTATAAATTTTAA
- a CDS encoding thioredoxin family protein, with amino-acid sequence MKKLLIFASILIVIFGALALVTNFQKQEEVKDNPYGKKTLDPSTVAILDDPNYQNNILPDELDKKIKSGEDFITYFYASDCPHCKRTTPELMPLAKDMGIQIDQFNLKEFPAYWDTYGITGTPTLVHYKDGKQVDASEGEKTKKELEPLLKEWSGK; translated from the coding sequence TTGAAGAAACTTCTTATCTTCGCCTCAATCTTAATCGTCATTTTCGGTGCTCTGGCACTCGTAACGAATTTTCAGAAACAAGAGGAAGTAAAAGACAATCCTTATGGGAAGAAAACTCTCGATCCGTCAACCGTGGCCATCCTGGATGACCCCAACTACCAAAACAACATTTTGCCGGACGAGCTCGATAAAAAAATTAAGAGCGGAGAAGATTTCATTACCTACTTCTACGCATCCGACTGTCCTCACTGCAAGCGCACAACACCGGAACTGATGCCGCTGGCAAAAGACATGGGCATCCAGATTGACCAGTTCAATCTGAAAGAATTTCCTGCATACTGGGACACCTATGGCATCACCGGCACACCAACCCTCGTTCACTATAAAGACGGGAAACAAGTCGATGCATCCGAAGGGGAAAAAACAAAAAAAGAACTCGAACCGCTATTAAAAGAATGGTCCGGAAAGTAA
- a CDS encoding LacI family DNA-binding transcriptional regulator: MRPTIKDVARLAGVSVATVSRIVNGLPGYSPETRKKVMSVIDELGYKPNAVARNLVNRKTNTIGVLLPQLSSHFAAKLLQGIEDEAHKRRYSVVICNTDSNGKRTMDYLELLREKQVEGILFASEFLTEEYADTIRGFGIPAAVISTESHVPEIPFIKVDDEAASFSAVQYLMEKGHRKIGMIAGTKEDPISGVPRVAGLKRAFEANQLSFNENWIEHGDFGFKSGYEAMKRLYRRNPDVTAVFAASDEMALGILSFCYEKGIKVPDDLSVMGYDDTEIATMSIPPLTAVHQPIQEMGAEAVGMLMDMIGGSEAESVFMPFSITERDSVKNLN, encoded by the coding sequence TTGAGACCAACGATTAAAGATGTGGCAAGACTGGCGGGAGTATCCGTTGCAACCGTTTCAAGGATTGTAAACGGCCTGCCCGGCTATTCACCGGAAACGAGAAAAAAGGTTATGTCGGTTATCGATGAGCTTGGATATAAGCCTAATGCGGTGGCCCGGAATCTTGTGAACCGGAAGACGAATACGATTGGTGTTCTGCTCCCGCAGCTGTCAAGCCATTTTGCGGCCAAGCTCCTCCAGGGTATTGAGGATGAAGCGCATAAGAGACGGTACAGTGTGGTCATTTGCAATACCGACTCGAACGGGAAGAGAACGATGGACTATTTAGAGCTGCTGAGGGAAAAGCAGGTTGAAGGAATTCTGTTTGCAAGTGAATTTTTAACCGAAGAGTATGCAGATACCATTCGGGGATTCGGGATTCCTGCTGCGGTCATCTCCACCGAATCCCATGTTCCGGAGATCCCGTTTATTAAAGTGGATGATGAGGCGGCCTCTTTCTCAGCTGTGCAATACCTTATGGAAAAAGGCCACAGGAAAATCGGGATGATCGCCGGAACGAAAGAGGATCCGATTTCCGGTGTCCCGAGGGTAGCCGGATTGAAGAGGGCGTTTGAAGCCAATCAGCTTTCATTTAATGAAAATTGGATTGAGCATGGGGATTTTGGATTCAAAAGCGGGTATGAAGCAATGAAGAGGCTTTACCGCAGGAATCCGGATGTCACAGCTGTTTTTGCAGCAAGTGATGAGATGGCGCTTGGGATCTTATCGTTTTGTTATGAGAAAGGGATTAAAGTGCCCGATGATTTATCCGTAATGGGCTATGACGATACCGAGATTGCAACCATGTCGATTCCTCCCCTGACTGCCGTCCATCAGCCGATACAGGAAATGGGCGCAGAGGCGGTAGGGATGCTGATGGACATGATCGGCGGGTCTGAAGCTGAAAGTGTGTTTATGCCCTTCAGCATAACAGAGAGAGACTCAGTTAAAAATCTGAATTAG
- a CDS encoding disulfide oxidoreductase, with product MSENKALENWLLFAWIASFVSTLGSLYFSEIVGFEPCKLCWYQRILMYPQVIILGIAIAKKHWSIALYSLILSSIGALISVYHYGLQKIPFLADHAGACGRVPCTGEYINWLGFITIPFLALTGFTLIIISSIMILKIRKAGR from the coding sequence ATGTCTGAAAATAAAGCACTGGAAAACTGGCTGTTGTTTGCCTGGATCGCTTCATTCGTATCTACTCTCGGCAGTTTGTATTTCTCCGAAATTGTCGGGTTTGAACCATGCAAACTATGCTGGTATCAAAGAATCCTCATGTATCCACAGGTTATTATACTGGGAATTGCCATCGCAAAGAAACACTGGAGCATCGCGCTCTACAGCCTGATCCTCTCTAGCATCGGCGCCCTGATTTCCGTCTATCATTACGGATTGCAGAAAATCCCTTTCCTCGCCGACCATGCAGGAGCCTGCGGAAGAGTTCCCTGTACAGGCGAATACATCAATTGGCTTGGATTCATCACCATTCCGTTTCTAGCCTTGACCGGATTTACCTTGATTATCATCTCAAGCATCATGATCCTTAAAATCAGAAAGGCAGGCCGCTAA
- a CDS encoding aldo/keto reductase — MVKSLQETTTLHNGVKMPWFGLGVWKVEDGNEVVSSVKAAIKAGYRSIDTAAAYKNEEGVGQAIKDSGVPREELFITTKLWNADQGYDSALKAFEDSMEKLGLDYLDLYLIHWPVEGKYKDSWRAMEKLYKDGKIKAIGVSNFQVHHLEDLMKDAEVVPMVNQIEFHPKLSQEKVRAFCKENGIQVEAWSPLMQGQLFDEPVLKEIAEKHGKSVAHVILRWDIQSGVVTIPKSVKEHRIQGNADIFDFELTQEDMEKIDALNEDKRVGPDPDNFDF; from the coding sequence ATGGTTAAAAGTTTACAGGAAACCACAACACTTCATAATGGAGTGAAAATGCCATGGTTCGGTCTTGGAGTATGGAAAGTAGAAGATGGGAATGAAGTGGTAAGCTCCGTTAAAGCTGCCATTAAAGCAGGATACCGCAGCATTGATACTGCAGCGGCTTATAAAAACGAAGAAGGCGTAGGACAGGCTATTAAAGACAGCGGTGTGCCGCGCGAAGAGCTTTTCATTACCACTAAATTGTGGAATGCAGATCAAGGATATGATTCTGCACTGAAAGCATTTGAAGACAGCATGGAAAAACTGGGTCTGGATTATTTGGATCTCTATCTAATCCACTGGCCTGTTGAAGGAAAATATAAAGACTCCTGGAGAGCGATGGAGAAGCTTTATAAAGATGGCAAAATTAAAGCCATTGGCGTGAGCAACTTCCAGGTGCACCATCTGGAAGATTTAATGAAGGATGCTGAAGTCGTGCCGATGGTCAATCAAATCGAGTTCCATCCAAAGCTTTCACAGGAAAAAGTCCGCGCATTCTGTAAAGAAAACGGCATCCAGGTGGAAGCATGGTCTCCGCTTATGCAGGGTCAATTATTTGATGAGCCGGTTTTGAAAGAAATCGCTGAAAAGCATGGAAAATCCGTGGCGCATGTCATTCTTCGCTGGGACATTCAAAGCGGAGTAGTGACCATTCCTAAATCAGTGAAAGAACACCGCATTCAAGGGAATGCCGACATCTTTGATTTTGAACTGACTCAGGAAGACATGGAAAAAATCGATGCGCTGAACGAAGACAAGCGTGTGGGTCCAGATCCTGATAATTTTGATTTTTAA